From Peptoanaerobacter stomatis, one genomic window encodes:
- a CDS encoding DAK2 domain-containing protein: MQKINSALLKDMFLGGANNLINNKAYVDKLNVFPVPDGDTGTNMSLTLKSAVDEINKNTCSTLKELGDSITKGSLMGARGNSGVILSQILRGFSKAIENKEELDIRDFALSLDSAKKVAYKAVIKPVEGTILTVIRETADYARDVYTNYDNFSVFFDDLLKKANEVLQKTPELLKELKNAGVVDSGGQGLIFFIEGMVKTFKGEELKIHDDNSKSSEKLFEEDIHILDENPEFGYCTEFMLNTEKLEPNDLKEKIEHMGDSLIVVGSDNIIKVHIHSNNPGKVLEIAGEFGELDRIKIENMRLEFKERLEQNKEARKHSDNFEEIGKSQKSFSIISVSVGKGLNDIMKDFGVDYIIEGGQTMNPSTNDFLNAIEKIHQNDIFIFPNNSNIIMAANQAKELSEKNIKVIPTKNIPQCIQALISMNTFMSFDENETLMSEAIPNVKSGQVTFAVRDTVSNGFDIKKDDFIGLSEKKILSCEKDANTATINLIKSMIDENSEIISIFYGEDIKQDKADLFKEELQYEFSDLEIEFYYGGQPIYQYLVSIE; encoded by the coding sequence ATGCAAAAAATTAATTCAGCTTTACTCAAAGACATGTTTTTAGGTGGAGCTAATAACCTTATAAATAATAAAGCATATGTTGATAAACTCAATGTCTTTCCCGTACCTGACGGAGATACAGGTACAAACATGTCATTGACTTTAAAATCAGCTGTAGACGAGATAAATAAAAATACATGTTCAACTCTAAAAGAGCTTGGAGATTCTATTACAAAAGGCTCTCTTATGGGAGCAAGAGGTAATTCCGGCGTTATATTGTCACAAATATTGAGAGGTTTTTCAAAAGCCATAGAAAACAAAGAAGAACTTGATATACGTGATTTTGCACTATCTTTGGACAGTGCAAAAAAAGTGGCATATAAAGCTGTAATAAAACCGGTAGAAGGAACTATACTCACAGTTATAAGAGAAACAGCCGACTATGCAAGAGATGTCTATACCAACTATGATAATTTTTCAGTTTTCTTTGACGATTTACTCAAAAAAGCTAATGAAGTCTTACAAAAGACACCTGAATTATTAAAAGAATTAAAAAATGCAGGCGTTGTCGATTCAGGTGGACAAGGTTTGATATTTTTTATAGAGGGTATGGTAAAAACTTTCAAAGGCGAAGAATTGAAAATACACGATGATAATTCCAAATCATCAGAAAAACTTTTTGAAGAAGACATTCATATACTTGACGAAAACCCAGAATTCGGTTACTGCACAGAATTCATGCTCAACACTGAAAAGTTGGAGCCAAATGATTTAAAAGAGAAAATTGAGCATATGGGAGATTCTTTAATAGTAGTCGGAAGCGACAATATAATAAAAGTCCATATACATTCAAACAATCCCGGAAAAGTACTTGAGATAGCAGGAGAATTCGGAGAATTAGATAGAATAAAAATAGAAAATATGCGCTTGGAATTCAAAGAAAGACTTGAACAAAATAAAGAGGCAAGAAAACATTCAGACAATTTTGAAGAAATAGGCAAAAGCCAAAAATCATTTTCAATAATATCTGTTTCTGTCGGAAAAGGCTTAAACGATATAATGAAGGATTTCGGAGTTGACTATATAATTGAAGGCGGTCAAACAATGAATCCAAGTACAAATGATTTTTTAAACGCCATAGAAAAAATCCATCAAAATGATATATTTATATTCCCAAACAACTCAAATATAATAATGGCTGCTAATCAGGCAAAAGAACTGAGTGAAAAAAATATAAAAGTAATACCTACAAAAAATATACCTCAATGTATACAAGCACTCATATCTATGAATACATTTATGTCATTTGATGAAAATGAAACTCTTATGAGCGAAGCAATACCAAATGTAAAAAGCGGGCAAGTAACATTCGCTGTAAGAGATACTGTTTCAAACGGCTTTGACATAAAAAAAGATGATTTCATAGGTCTTAGTGAAAAAAAGATACTATCTTGCGAAAAAGATGCCAATACCGCTACAATCAACTTAATAAAATCTATGATAGACGAAAACTCTGAAATAATATCAATATTTTATGGAGAAGATATAAAACAGGATAAAGCGGATTTATTTAAAGAAGAACTTCAATATGAATTTTCTGATCTTGAAATAGAATTTTATTACGGCGGACAGCCTATATATCAATATTTAGTAAGTATTGAATAA